The genomic stretch CTCCCGAGCGCCGCAGGTGCACCATGCCTCGGAGTACTTTGCCGTGGTTCTTGTACCGGCTGGTGGCGATCTCCTCCTCCGTGAGGCGCATCAAGCTGCTCAACGTCCGTGCCGCTGCATCCTCGAAGTCTCCCGCCTTTGAGAGCGCCACCACCAACGAGGACAGATCCTCTTGCATGCCGTCATCCAAACCCAGGGAATCCCGGGCGTCCTGTTCTCTGCCTTTTTTCATCCTGGCAGAGCCTCGTGGCGTGATGAAAGCACCGTGGGTGGTGCATCCCGGACCCCGGGGCCGTGTGCATCGGGTCCGTAGTAGAAATGCCGTCTGGGCCCAGCAGCGAGACGCGGGGCCCGCAAGGAGTGGCGAGCGATGATCGAGCTCGACGGCGGGCCGCCTCGAGAACGGGGGGAGCCGGAGATGGCTTCTCCACGCCACGCGGCCCTGAATGCATGGTTGCTCGCCCACCGGTATCTCATAGAGGAGGTGTTCCCGCTGCGGCGCTTCCCACAGGGCGCGTCCATCCGGTGCGGAGGGCCGGGCGTTCCGGGGCCTCGCGCCCTCATTGTCCTGTCTGGGGAGGTGGCCGTGACCCAGGTGCTGCCCGGCAGTGTGGACCCTTACAAATCCCTCTATGCGGGGGATGTCTGGGTTCACCCCGCGGGCCCGGGCCTCGCCGCGGAGGAAGGGCTGTTTCCTGTTCACCTCGTGGCGGAGACGGCGTGCCAGCTCCGGGTGCTGGCGCCGGGGCAGCTCGCGGCGTTTCCCGAGCTGGAGGCGCTGCTCGGCGGTTACGGGGAGCTTCAGCAGAAGAAACACCTGTTCTTCGAGAGGCTCCGCAGGACGGCGCCGTTCCGGTGCATCCGCGCCCGGCAGCTCGTGGAGCTGCTCGATCGGGCGGAAGTCCGGACCTACTCGCGCGGGGAGCGCCTCTGCCACGGACGGGAGGGGGCAGGGGACGGGGTCTACCTGGTCCTCCGGGGGGAGCTGGCCGAGCTGCGCCGCGTGGCGGAACCCCTGGAAAGTCTCACGGAGCGAATCCTCGAGCGCCCCCTCACTCCAGGCCACCTCTTCGGCCGCCCGGGGATGACGCCGCCGGACGGAAGCGAGCTGGCGTGGGTCGAAGTCCGCTCGAAGCACGCGGCCGTGGCCTTCCTCGCGCATCCTCCCGTCGAGTGCCAGCGGACCCGTCAGGCCCCAGGGGCCCGCGGCCTGCTGCCCGAGCTCGTCCTCTTCCGAAGTGACTTCAGCGCCGCGGTCCACGAGTGGGGCGCGGAACCGCTCCGGCTCCTGGTGGATAGGGTGGCGGAGGGAATTCGCACGGAGTATGGGGATGCCATTCTCATCGTGGATGTCATGCCGGGGCCCGAGGTCCGGATGCCGCGGTGTCCGTCCCCCGTGGATGCTCAGGGCCGGTGGGTCACCCACCACCGGGTTCAAGCACCCCATGGGAAGGCCGCCGCCGAAGGACTGAGTGCCCTGGCGCGCGATGCGAGGGAGTGGGACTACTTTTTTGTCCGGGTCGCGCCCTCACTGTGGGAGGGGCTCCCCGGGCCAGGCGGCGGGGGGCATGGGAGCGCACCGGTTCGAGAGGAGAGGCTCGTCTGGAAGTTGGTCCAGCTCCACACGGGCTCCGGCGAGGTGCGCTTGCCGCCGGGCTTCGAGCCGGCCTCCACCCTGTTCACGGTGTTGCTGGGCCCCCATCCCCGGCGCGTCTCGCGGGCGGATCCGGTGGGTACCGTGAGGCTCCGGCTGGAGCCGCGCCGCCACCTGCACTGGGAGCGGTTCGAGGGGCTGTCCTCCCAGGAGCGTGACAGCGTGCTGCGCTGGGGGCGGGCCATCACCGGGCGGCTCGTCGGGGTGGCGCTGGGCGGGGGCGGCTCCTGGGGGCTCGCGGGCTTGGTGGTTCTCCAGGGCATGGTGGAGCGGAAGATCCCCATCGATCTCGTCAGCGGGACGAGCTTTGGCGCCCTGGTGGCGTCCTTCTATTGCGGCCGGGGAACCGAGGGGCTGGCGCTGCTGCGGCAGCAAGTCCCGCGGCTGTCCTGGGTGGTGCGCGCCAGCTTCATCAGCTCCGAGGCGATTGCCTGGTACGTCGATCGCATGATGGGTGGCATCCACCTGGAGGAGCTGGAGGTGCACTGCTTCCCCGTGGCCACCGACATCTCGAATGCCCAGGTGCACATCGCGCGCTGGGGGAGCCTGGGCTCGGGCGTGCGTGCCAGCGGGGCCCTGGCGGGCGTGGTCTCGCCGGCCTTCGCGGAAGGCGGCCGCCGCCTGGTGGATGGCGGCTTCATCGCCAATGTCCCCGCGGCCATCCTGAAGACGTGGGGGGCCAGCTTGATCGTCGCCGTCAACGGGGTGGCGAAGCCGCCGGCGCGCCGGGGCGCGAAGCCCCTGTTCCCCACCCGGGTGGGGTGGTTCCTGCATGGCCTCAACCCCATCGAGCGCGCCATCGATGTCATGCGCTCGATGATCCTCGTGTTCCATGCCTCGGGACAGCAGTCCGCCCAGATGGCCGATGTCATCTTCAACAGCCCCTTCGTGAATTACTCACCCTGGGACTACGGGCACTCCCAGGAGATTCTGGAGCAGGCGCGGATTGCGGCGCGGCCCGTGCTCGAGACGATCCAGAAGAAATGGGACGAGCTGCGTTTGACCCGAAGACAGCGGGAAGCGGTTCCCGCGCCCCCCGTTCAGGAGACACCGGATGCCGACCCCAACAGCGCCGCGGGTTGACGTGAGCGACAGCGGCTCCAACCCTTCATCCGTGATCATGGAGCTCGTCGGCATTCTTACTTTCGCAGAACTTGAGACGCTTCGAAGGGACTTCAGGCCAGAGGGGTTGATTGAACCGTCCCGGCAGACGCTCGTCAGCGCGTTCCCGCCCATCCAGGGCTATGCGAACTCATTTCTCTCCTATTTCTTCTCCGAGTCGAATCCGGCCACCGGGGAGACGGTCTCCAGCCTGACGCCGCTGGAGCGCGAGCGGATCCTCATCACCTTGCAGGCCCTGCGCATGAACGGCAACGGCAGGTTCCTGGGCATCCACCTCTACTGGGGGTTGATGACGGGGCTGTCGGTGCAGGAGATCGCTGATCAACTTTTTCTCATTGGCGTGTACGGCGGGCTGTCCTGCTACACGTCCGCGCTCGCCACCTTCCAGACGCTGCTCCGGAACCTGAAGCAATGCGTGGCCCGGGGGGACACCCAGGCGCCGTCGATCCTGGCGGCGACGGCCCAATGGTTTGCCGTGTCGTGAGCGAAGTGCCAAGGCGGAGGTGGTGATGATTCCTGTACGCATCCTGGGCACGGCGAGCGCCGTGCCGGGCCGGACGGTGACGACGGAGGAGCTGGCCACGGCGTTGGGCCGGAATCCCCAGACCGTGGAGGCCCGGACGGGCATTCGCACGCGCCACTGGAGCGCGCCAGGAACCCGCATGGCGGAGGTGGGCGCGGAGGTGCTGCGCCGCGCGCTCGGCGCCGCGGGGCTGGAGGCCCGGGCGCTGCGCCGGCTCATCTTCGTCAACTCCACCGGCGGGGATGCCCTCATCCCCGCGACCGCCAACCAGGTTGCCGCCGCGCTGGGGCTCTCCGGCTCGTGCGATGCGTTCGATCTCAACAACGCCTGCATGGGCTTTCTGTCGGCCTTTGATCTCGCGGCCCGCTCGATTGCCACGGGGTTGGGGCCGGTGGCCATCGTCACCGTGGAGATGCTCTCCCGGGCGGTGGCCCCCGAGGCGCCGCGCTCGTACCTGGTGCTGGGCGACGCGGCCGCCGCGGCGGTGCTGGGGCAGGCGCGCGAGGGCGAGGGGCTGCTCGGCTCGGTGCTGTCCAACAATGGCGCGTTGCCCCCGGACACGGTCCTGGCGCATCCCCTGCGGACGGGCCAACCGGAGCGGGTGCAGTTCCACGCCGCGAGGGAGGAGCTCCGGCGCATCGCCCTGGACGCGCTGGCCAGCGCCACGCACGCGGTGTTGGCAGAGGCCCGGGTCGCGCTGGGCGACATCGAATGGGTGCTGCCCCACCAGCCCAACGGCTCCATGTTCCAGTCCGTCCTGGAGATGCTGGGGGTGGATCCCGCCCGGACCGTACCGGTCGTGGAGGAGATTGGCAGCGTGGGCGCGGCGGCGATCCCCGTCAGCCTGGACCGGCTGCTGCGGACGCGGCCCGTGCGCCCCGGGGACCGGATCCTCATGACGGGCGTGGGGGCCGGGGTGGCCCAGGGCGCGCTCCTCTACCGGGTGGGTCCTTGAGACACGCCGGGGGGGTTCCCCTGGCGTCCTGGCTGGCGGTGTTCCGGGCCCTTCGGGCCTGGCACCGGTACGAGGCCGTGGGGCTGGAGACCCTGCTGGCGCCGGGCGCGAAGTTGATCGTCGGCTACCACGGCCGGCCGCTCGCGTTCGACCAGTGCATGCTCACCGTCGAGCTCTACGAGCGGCTCGGCTACCTGCCCCACGGCATCATCCACGGGGCGTTTGCGCACAACCGGGTGCTGCGGTGGTGGATCCACGGCCTGGGCTTCGTCACCGGGGATGACGGCTCCCTCGCGGAGGCGGTGGCGCGTGGCGAGCACATCCTGGTCCAGCCCGGGGGAACCCGGGAGGGCTGCCGGAGCTTCCGCCACCGGTACCAGACCGACTGGGGGGAGCGGACGGGCTACCTGCGCATGGCCATCAAGTACCGCCTGCCCATCGTGCCCGTGGCGGGCAATGGGGTGGACGATGCGTATGTCGGCCTCAACGACGGCCATGCGCTCGGCAAGCGCCTGGGGGCCCCCGCGCAGTTGCCGGTCTGGCTGGGGTTGGGCGCGACGGGGCTGTGGCCCTTCTCGCTCCCGTTTCCCGTGAAGATGACGCAGTACGTGGGCACGCCCTTCACCCGGCACCTGGAGGGTCCGGTGGATCCGGGGGACCGGGCGGCCCTGCGACAGCTCCACCACGAGGTTCGCGGCACCGTGCAGGCGCTTCTGGACCGTGCGCGCGCGGTTCACGGGAAGGCGTCATGAGCACGAGCCCTTGGGCTGTCATTCTGGGCGCCTCCTCGGGCACGGGGGCCGCCATCGCCCAGGAGATCGCCCGGGCGCGGGGCTTTGATGTGTTCGGCGTGCACCGCGGCCGGTACCTGGAGCAGGCCGTCCAGGTGGAGCAGGACATCGCCCGGATGGGCCGCCGCATCGTGATG from Stigmatella aurantiaca encodes the following:
- a CDS encoding 3-oxoacyl-ACP synthase III family protein, giving the protein MIPVRILGTASAVPGRTVTTEELATALGRNPQTVEARTGIRTRHWSAPGTRMAEVGAEVLRRALGAAGLEARALRRLIFVNSTGGDALIPATANQVAAALGLSGSCDAFDLNNACMGFLSAFDLAARSIATGLGPVAIVTVEMLSRAVAPEAPRSYLVLGDAAAAAVLGQAREGEGLLGSVLSNNGALPPDTVLAHPLRTGQPERVQFHAAREELRRIALDALASATHAVLAEARVALGDIEWVLPHQPNGSMFQSVLEMLGVDPARTVPVVEEIGSVGAAAIPVSLDRLLRTRPVRPGDRILMTGVGAGVAQGALLYRVGP
- a CDS encoding carboxymuconolactone decarboxylase family protein, which gives rise to MIEPSRQTLVSAFPPIQGYANSFLSYFFSESNPATGETVSSLTPLERERILITLQALRMNGNGRFLGIHLYWGLMTGLSVQEIADQLFLIGVYGGLSCYTSALATFQTLLRNLKQCVARGDTQAPSILAATAQWFAVS
- a CDS encoding lysophospholipid acyltransferase family protein, with translation MRHAGGVPLASWLAVFRALRAWHRYEAVGLETLLAPGAKLIVGYHGRPLAFDQCMLTVELYERLGYLPHGIIHGAFAHNRVLRWWIHGLGFVTGDDGSLAEAVARGEHILVQPGGTREGCRSFRHRYQTDWGERTGYLRMAIKYRLPIVPVAGNGVDDAYVGLNDGHALGKRLGAPAQLPVWLGLGATGLWPFSLPFPVKMTQYVGTPFTRHLEGPVDPGDRAALRQLHHEVRGTVQALLDRARAVHGKAS
- a CDS encoding cyclic nucleotide-binding and patatin-like phospholipase domain-containing protein, encoding MASPRHAALNAWLLAHRYLIEEVFPLRRFPQGASIRCGGPGVPGPRALIVLSGEVAVTQVLPGSVDPYKSLYAGDVWVHPAGPGLAAEEGLFPVHLVAETACQLRVLAPGQLAAFPELEALLGGYGELQQKKHLFFERLRRTAPFRCIRARQLVELLDRAEVRTYSRGERLCHGREGAGDGVYLVLRGELAELRRVAEPLESLTERILERPLTPGHLFGRPGMTPPDGSELAWVEVRSKHAAVAFLAHPPVECQRTRQAPGARGLLPELVLFRSDFSAAVHEWGAEPLRLLVDRVAEGIRTEYGDAILIVDVMPGPEVRMPRCPSPVDAQGRWVTHHRVQAPHGKAAAEGLSALARDAREWDYFFVRVAPSLWEGLPGPGGGGHGSAPVREERLVWKLVQLHTGSGEVRLPPGFEPASTLFTVLLGPHPRRVSRADPVGTVRLRLEPRRHLHWERFEGLSSQERDSVLRWGRAITGRLVGVALGGGGSWGLAGLVVLQGMVERKIPIDLVSGTSFGALVASFYCGRGTEGLALLRQQVPRLSWVVRASFISSEAIAWYVDRMMGGIHLEELEVHCFPVATDISNAQVHIARWGSLGSGVRASGALAGVVSPAFAEGGRRLVDGGFIANVPAAILKTWGASLIVAVNGVAKPPARRGAKPLFPTRVGWFLHGLNPIERAIDVMRSMILVFHASGQQSAQMADVIFNSPFVNYSPWDYGHSQEILEQARIAARPVLETIQKKWDELRLTRRQREAVPAPPVQETPDADPNSAAG